CAAACCATAGCGAGCCGACAAATAAGGCTAGAGAAACAGTCGCCCATGGTTAACGTAACATTGAGCTTTGGCTTAGCCGAGGGTGATTTAAACGTAGAATCGCTAAATGCTATTGTCAAACGCGCTGATCGCGCCCTTTATCAAGCAAAAGAAAATGGTCGAAATTGCGTTATTATTGGGTAGCTATTGGCTAGCTTACGTTTACCTTAGCTAGCTATAGCTGAAACATTACTTACGATAAGCTGGTTACACTAATCACTTGGCCAAACGTCACCGACTTTCCCGATGCAACGGAAAGCGGCTGAGTATTCGCCGCTTCAAGACAAACATACTCTTGTTCGCCACCTGCATGGACATCTGCCATACCTGCCGCCGTTTTCTGCCCAGGATTCCATAGTACCCAATTGTTCACCTGGCTAGGCATTAGATGAATGACTCGCTGCTTGCCAGCGTCGACGATCTTCATTTGCTGATCAAAATAGTAAATACGATCCAGTGGCCCTACTGCGTTCTCAAGTGAGTCTTGCTGGCCTTTTTGTTCGCTGAGTTTGCAATCAAAAGGCACATTATCAAGGTTTGGAATAGTCACCTGAGCAGGGTTACTAACGGCGAAGTAGCTATGTAATGCGCCGGTAAATTCAATTGTGTCTGGTGATTGGTTTTCAATGGTTAGTTGCTGCGTAAACGTTTCACCCAAGACAAGTTTTTGTACAACTTTGGTTTTAAAAGGCCATTGCGGGTGCTGGTTTTCTCCTTGCCATACCAATTCAAGCTCTACACCTGCTTCAGTAATTAGTGAATTGCTTAGTTGCCAGACGACGTTACGAGCAAAGCCATGATTACCCGCACCCTCAGCGTTAGGGTGTGCACCAAACCAAGGCCAACACAGCGGAATACCGCCGCGAATCGCCTTGCCTTGTGAATAATCAGACGAATTCGATAGCCAAAAGACTTCTTCTTGCTCACGTGGCTGCCAAGCAAGTACTTGGCCGCCATACAAGCTAACACGGGCATGACAAGATTGATGTTCCATCACTAGCTGCGCTAGCGACTCCCCTAGCCCTTCTTGCTTGATACGGCCAAAGTTATTCTCACCAATCAATGTCATGTTAGCTCCGTAGTCGGTTTACAAATAAAATATCTAGTTAAATGGTAATTAGTTGCTGGCTAAGCGCTTATTTAACCGTAACGTGCGGTGAGCGCTTAACAACTTCATCGTTAAGCTCAATGCCGATACCCGGTGTTTCTGACACTTCAAAGAAACCATCAACTGGCTGTGGATCTTGAATACAAAGTTCACGGTTCCACGCTTTGATGGCGTAAGTGTGATGCTCGTGAATCAAGAAGTTTGGAATAGCCGTTTCTAAGTGTAATGACGCAGCCGTTGCTACAGGCCCGCCACAAACATGCGCTTGCACGCGAATATCGTAAGTGTCGGCATAGTCACACACTTTTTTCGCTTCAGTGAAGCCGCCACACAAGCCAACATCTGGTTGTAATACATCAATACTTTGATCTTCAAAATAAGGGCGGACATCCCAACGGTGGTACAAACGTTCACCACCAGCAATTGGCACATTGACGCGATCAGACACTTTTTTGTGCACTTTTGAATTTAAGTAGTTCACTGGCTCTTCGTACATCATACAGCCAACCTCTTCGATCACTTCACCCATTTGAATTGCAGAAGCGGCGCCCATTAGTGAGTGTGATTCAAAAATAATATCAACGTCTTCACCCACAGCGTCGCGAATAGCGCGCAAGCGATCACCAAATAAACGCATTTGTGGTTTAGTAAATAACTTGGTTCGATCAAACGAGGATTCGCCATTGGCGTCATAAACAATAGGGTCTACTTTTACTGCGTCATAGCCTTCGGCCATCGCTTTTAATGCAGCTTCGGCATACTCGGCAGGCTCAATCAATTTTTTACACTCTTTATCCCAGTCAAACTGCAACTGGCTCGCGTAAGTGCGTAGTTTGGTATTTGTTTTACCACCAAGTAACTGATAAACCGGCAAGCCTAATGCCTTACCTTTGATGTCCCAAAGCGCGGTATCAATGGCACTCATCGCCGCATAAAGTACAGGGCCACCACCTAGTCCCCAGAAGCTTTCACGTAGCATTCGCGACCACAATAGTTCGGTTTGAAACGGGTTAAAGCCAATTAATACCGCCTCGGCAATTTCTTTGATCATCGCGGCTGCAGCACTATGACCCCAGTCATAAGCCAAACCAGCTTCACCCACCCCGTGAATCCCCTCGTCGGTATGAATACGAACAAATACCGGATTCCATGGTGGGCGCTCAGGGCAATGGATATCAAAAATTTCTACGTGGGTAATTTTCATTGGGGATTCTCTGTTATTTATTTGAAATTATCAGTTTGGTGTTATCTAGGTTAAATAAAGCTGGACGAAATCGTGCAGTTATTAACTTGCAAAGCTTGGGTCAAGGCGATAAATACGGCGCAACATTGCTGGCCATGATTTTTGCCCACCAGTTAAACCTGTATGTACGACATTCGCTTGTGCTTTGATGTTATCGACAATGCTTTGGTCAACTTCAATCAGTTCTTGGCCTGTTGCTTGAACTTGCAATTGTACTTGGCAAGCGCGCGTTAAGTCATACATATGCATAAAGGCATCACCAATGGTTTTACCGCAGGTTAAGCCACCGTGATTGCGCAGTAACATAAAGTTAGCCGTACCTAAGTCTGCTTGTAAGCGCGCTTTTTCATCTTCGTTTACCGCTAAACCTTCATAACCGTGATAGCTCATTGATGCCAACGCAAATGCCGAATATTGACTAAGTGGCTGCAAGCCATTTTTTAAGGTTGCCACCGAAATGAGTTCATTGGTGTGCAAATGCAATACGCACATAGCATCGTGGCGCACTTCGTGTACTGCGCTATGAATGGTAAAGCCTGCTGGGTTGATTTCAAACGGGCAATCTTTATCTAAAATGTTGCCTTGCAGATCAATTTTCACCAAGTTAGACGCGGTGATTTCGTCAAATGCTAAGCCAAAGGCATTAATAAGAAACTCGTCAGTGCCGGGAATACGTGCTGAAATGTGGGTATAAATCAAATCATCCCAGCCGTGTAAGTAGGCTAAACGGTAACAAGCCGCCAAATCTATACGGGTCTGCCATTCGGCGTCTGAAACTTTATCTTTTAGGTTAAGTTGAGGAAGTTCGAACATGTTGTTTTCCACTATATCGTGCTGGCGACAACTTTAACGCACCCCAGACTTTTGTTAAAGGCTGGGATCCGCTAAGTTATAGCGATTACTCATAAATTAGCCGCCGACTTTAGCAAATATGTGTATTTTGTTTATTGCCTTACATCAACATCCTAAATATCCGTTAATCATTGCGGCAAATCGTGACGAATTTAGGCAACGACCAACAGCCGCAATGCATTGGTGGCAATCACCAACAGCTGATGTTGAACCTTCCGTACTTGCAGGCAAAGACTTAAGCGCAGGTGGCACTTGGCTGGCGATTGCTCGTTCAGGAAAATTTGCCGCACTAACCAACTTTCGCAAGCTGCCAATTGATAATTCACGTCAATACACCAGTCGTGGTGAACTTGTATTAAAAGCGCACCAATTGGGAAATGCTGAGCTAACCCAGTTACTAAGCACGCAGTACCAGCAATATCAAGGTTTTAACTTACTATATGGCGATCAACATGGTTTAACCTGCTTTGATAGCGTTAATCATCAATTTACTGAGAATAAGGCTGGATTTTTTAGCCTGTGCAATGGTGCACTAGACGACATTTGGCCCAAAATGGCACGTGGCGAGCAAGCCCTTGAGCGCTTTATCGCAAGCCAAAGCACTAGGGAGCTTAACCACCAAGACCTGCTTGGTTTATTGCAAGATAACCAAACTGCACCGGATAATCTGTTACCCAAAACTGGCTTGCCCTATGAATGGGAAAAGCAGTTAAGCGCTATTTTCATTCGCGGCGAGGAATACGGTACTCGCTCTTCGTGTGTTTATACGCTGCGCTTTGACGGTGTGGCACAGGTGACCGAAGTGACCTACGACAGGAGCGGCGATATTGACAGCCAAGTTGAATTTTCTTGGCAAACTGAAACTAAATCGCTGCTAACTTAAAACACTAACCGTTAGCCAAAGGCATTTTTTAGAATTGCGATAAATAAAGAAGCAAACACAAGCACGATTAAAATCTTACTGTATTTTTGTTGTGTCGGCTGATCGAGCGGTTTACCAAATTTTTCCCCTAATATCACCATAATGGCAACACTGATAAACACAAGGGCAAGAATAATAAGTAACGTCATGTGGAATCCTGATTAATGCATCCTATATTTATACCAATTTCAATAAATACTTGATCATTCTGGCTGGTTAAAATGCCCACAAACTGCGTTGTTATTTTTGAAATTAGAACAACTAGTTACCAAAAAATAACGCCTTGTTTATGAACCTTTTTCCTACGCCATAATTGATCAACTAATTAATTCAATTGGTATTACTTGATTAACGGCTAATAGCTAATGGCTTAATTTACGGTAAAAAATACGTAAATTGGTTACTTTAGCGCCGTTAGGCATACGCAGTATCAAGTTTTGACTGTAAAACTAACAAGATTTGTTTACCATACGCTAAATAAGTGTCAAAGCAAGAATAATCAGGGTTTAACCAGCCATGCCACAAAGTGCAGAATTCAAACAAAAGCGCCGATTTATCATTAGTTTAGGTAAAGCGCTTCATAAGTTTGGCACTAACTCTTTTCGCTCTGAAGCACACCTGCAAAACGTCGCCAATTTTCTTGGCGTCAAAGCATCTTTTATTATTACACCGACCTCGCTTACTTTTGTCTTAATTGATGATGAACATTGCGAGCACAATTATATTGTGCGAGTAAAACCCGGTGATTTGGACCTGGGCTCGCTTGCAAGAACTGATGAGTTAGTTGAAGAGTTAAGCTCGGGTCAACGCAGCTTAGCCGAAGCAACTGAGCGCATTGAAGAGATCTACAACAAACCCAACCCATACGGTAAAACCATCACATTTTTAGCATTTGGTGCGTCAAGTGGTGCCTTTGCTATGTTAATGCACACCAGTTGGAATGACGTACTTTGGTCAGGCTTACTCGGTTTGGTGGTTGCCCTATTTGTTTTCTGGTCTGAACGCTCACAGCGAATTTCAGAGTCGCTAGAGCCTTTATCTGCGTTGGTTTGCGCCTTAATTGCCTCTGCGGTGACTAATTACGATCCCCACATCAATATGGCACTGGTGATATTGTCGGCCATTATTGTGTTTATTCCCGGCCTGTCACTAACGCTGGGCTTGTCTGAGCTTGCTGCTCGACACCTTGTGTCGGGAACCGCCCGCATAATGGATGCCATTATGGTGCTCTTTAAGCTGTACTTTGGCGCTGTTTTGGGTATCGCTATTGGTAACTTAATTTGGGGAACAGCTGAATTTATCCAGCCGTCAGCTATGCCAAATTGGACCTCTTGGGTTGCGGTAACCATTTTATCTATGACCCTAGTCATCATGTTCCAAGTGCGCAAAAAAGATGCGCCTTGGGGGATAATATCCGGCTATATCGCTTATGGCGCGACACTTTGGGCGACACCTTATTTAGGCTATGCCCTTGGCGCCTTTGCCGGCGCGTTTGCTTTAGGCGTTTACAGTAACTTATTCTCACGTGTGATGAATTTGCCAAGCAGTATTGTTATGCTACTTGGTCTGGTTGTATTGGTACCCGGCAGTAAAGTGTATATTGGGTTAAACTCCGCTGTTTCTGGCCAAAATATGTTGAATACGCCAGATACCGCCTCGCAAACTTTTTTGATTTTTATGTCGCTTGTTGCAGGCTTAATTTTCGCTAATGTTGCGGTACGTTCACGCAATACGTTGTAAACAAGAAAGCCTTGTAAATTAAATGACTGCTAAATCAACCACCGACAAAAAACAAACTAAGCCACTGACTAATCAGACCGACCCCAATACATCAGCCAAAAGTAGCTATCACCACGGTGACTTGCGCCCTACTTTGTTGCAAGCCGCGTCAGAAATGATTAATGCGGGTGGAGTTGAAGCGCTTTCATTACGTAAACTTGCGGAGAAAGTTGGCGTGTCGCGTACCGCCACTTACCACCATTTTAGAAACAAACACGACTTATTGTGTGCTGTTGCGGCAGAGGGGTTTTTTCGCTGGCAAACCATCGAGCAAGCAATATTCAACGATACAGAGCGGCCAATTAACGACAGGTATCGTCAATTTATCTTTAAATACATCGACTTTGCTGCCAACAACCCAGCAATTTACGACTTGATGTTTGGCCATACCCTATGGAAAAACGATCATTCAAACCAAGAACTGCGCGACATCGCCTATCCTGTATTTCAACATCAGGTAGAAATGACCAAAGCTTGGCAGCAGGCAGGCATTTTACCCAAAGAGGAAAATACCTTGCGCCTCGCGCAAGTAACTTGGGGCACTATGCACGGTATTGCACGCTTGTTGATTGATGGTATATACGCTGACGCTAATAGCATTGAAGAAATGTGCGAGTGTGCAGTTAATGTCTTTCTTGCCAAAAAATAAATGGCGTCGTTGGCAATGCGCTAAGCTGATTTCCCAATAAGTTTACATATTTTGTAACACAATTAGCACACACAAAATTAACACATCATTAACTTTTGATAGCGCTTCCAGATCAGATTCATTACTATCTGGTGCGTTAAAACATTCCAAGTAGAAAATGTAGAGTAACTATATGAAAACAATTCTATCTTCTGCAATTTGTTCATCATTGCTATTGCTAGCTGGCTGTAACGCCATATCAGAATCAGCAACTACTGAAACAAGTTTCAAACAAACCGCACTTGCCTCTGGTATTAGCCAAGCAAACATGGACATGAGTGTTCGCCCGCAAGATAACTTCTACCGTTACGTTAACGGTGGCTGGTTAAAAGCAACTGAAATTCCAGGCGATAAAACGGCTATTGGCTCATTCTACGATTTACGTGATGACGCTGACGAAAACGTTAAAGCGATCATCGAAGAGCTAGCTGCTACGCCTAACTTGCAAGCAGGTTCAGATGAGCAAAAAGTTGCTGACTTATTCCGCTCTTATATGGATCAAGAAAAGCGTAACGGTTTAGGCATCATGCCAATTAAACCAATTTTAAATGACATTAAGGCATTGAAAAACAAGTCTGATTTAATGGCGTTTTTTGGTCAATACCAATCAGTTGGTGTGACCAGCCCAATGTATTTATACATTAGCGTTGATGCCAAAGACTCTAGCCGTTATGCAACCCATGTGTGGCAAGGTGGTTTAGGTTTACCTGACAAAGATTACTACTTTAACGATGCACAGCGCTTTGTTGATTTGCGCGCCGGCTACAAAGCACATATCGCGAAAATGTTTGCATTAGCAGGCTTTGACAATGGTGAAAAAGCAGGCGAAACAGTATTAGCATTAGAAACTAAGATGGCTGAATACCACTGGACACGTGTGCAATCACGCGACAGTGAAAAGCGCTACAACAAATTTGAAACAGCTAATT
This Thalassotalea euphylliae DNA region includes the following protein-coding sequences:
- a CDS encoding D-hexose-6-phosphate mutarotase — its product is MTLIGENNFGRIKQEGLGESLAQLVMEHQSCHARVSLYGGQVLAWQPREQEEVFWLSNSSDYSQGKAIRGGIPLCWPWFGAHPNAEGAGNHGFARNVVWQLSNSLITEAGVELELVWQGENQHPQWPFKTKVVQKLVLGETFTQQLTIENQSPDTIEFTGALHSYFAVSNPAQVTIPNLDNVPFDCKLSEQKGQQDSLENAVGPLDRIYYFDQQMKIVDAGKQRVIHLMPSQVNNWVLWNPGQKTAAGMADVHAGGEQEYVCLEAANTQPLSVASGKSVTFGQVISVTSLS
- a CDS encoding mandelate racemase/muconate lactonizing enzyme family protein; this encodes MKITHVEIFDIHCPERPPWNPVFVRIHTDEGIHGVGEAGLAYDWGHSAAAAMIKEIAEAVLIGFNPFQTELLWSRMLRESFWGLGGGPVLYAAMSAIDTALWDIKGKALGLPVYQLLGGKTNTKLRTYASQLQFDWDKECKKLIEPAEYAEAALKAMAEGYDAVKVDPIVYDANGESSFDRTKLFTKPQMRLFGDRLRAIRDAVGEDVDIIFESHSLMGAASAIQMGEVIEEVGCMMYEEPVNYLNSKVHKKVSDRVNVPIAGGERLYHRWDVRPYFEDQSIDVLQPDVGLCGGFTEAKKVCDYADTYDIRVQAHVCGGPVATAASLHLETAIPNFLIHEHHTYAIKAWNRELCIQDPQPVDGFFEVSETPGIGIELNDEVVKRSPHVTVK
- a CDS encoding class II aldolase/adducin family protein, with the protein product MFELPQLNLKDKVSDAEWQTRIDLAACYRLAYLHGWDDLIYTHISARIPGTDEFLINAFGLAFDEITASNLVKIDLQGNILDKDCPFEINPAGFTIHSAVHEVRHDAMCVLHLHTNELISVATLKNGLQPLSQYSAFALASMSYHGYEGLAVNEDEKARLQADLGTANFMLLRNHGGLTCGKTIGDAFMHMYDLTRACQVQLQVQATGQELIEVDQSIVDNIKAQANVVHTGLTGGQKSWPAMLRRIYRLDPSFAS
- a CDS encoding NRDE family protein, encoding MCILFIALHQHPKYPLIIAANRDEFRQRPTAAMHWWQSPTADVEPSVLAGKDLSAGGTWLAIARSGKFAALTNFRKLPIDNSRQYTSRGELVLKAHQLGNAELTQLLSTQYQQYQGFNLLYGDQHGLTCFDSVNHQFTENKAGFFSLCNGALDDIWPKMARGEQALERFIASQSTRELNHQDLLGLLQDNQTAPDNLLPKTGLPYEWEKQLSAIFIRGEEYGTRSSCVYTLRFDGVAQVTEVTYDRSGDIDSQVEFSWQTETKSLLT
- a CDS encoding threonine/serine ThrE exporter family protein — encoded protein: MPQSAEFKQKRRFIISLGKALHKFGTNSFRSEAHLQNVANFLGVKASFIITPTSLTFVLIDDEHCEHNYIVRVKPGDLDLGSLARTDELVEELSSGQRSLAEATERIEEIYNKPNPYGKTITFLAFGASSGAFAMLMHTSWNDVLWSGLLGLVVALFVFWSERSQRISESLEPLSALVCALIASAVTNYDPHINMALVILSAIIVFIPGLSLTLGLSELAARHLVSGTARIMDAIMVLFKLYFGAVLGIAIGNLIWGTAEFIQPSAMPNWTSWVAVTILSMTLVIMFQVRKKDAPWGIISGYIAYGATLWATPYLGYALGAFAGAFALGVYSNLFSRVMNLPSSIVMLLGLVVLVPGSKVYIGLNSAVSGQNMLNTPDTASQTFLIFMSLVAGLIFANVAVRSRNTL
- a CDS encoding TetR/AcrR family transcriptional regulator, yielding MTAKSTTDKKQTKPLTNQTDPNTSAKSSYHHGDLRPTLLQAASEMINAGGVEALSLRKLAEKVGVSRTATYHHFRNKHDLLCAVAAEGFFRWQTIEQAIFNDTERPINDRYRQFIFKYIDFAANNPAIYDLMFGHTLWKNDHSNQELRDIAYPVFQHQVEMTKAWQQAGILPKEENTLRLAQVTWGTMHGIARLLIDGIYADANSIEEMCECAVNVFLAKK